Below is a genomic region from Prunus persica cultivar Lovell chromosome G3, Prunus_persica_NCBIv2, whole genome shotgun sequence.
CTAGAATGCCCATAGCAGCCAGAAACGGTTTAAATCAAACCAATCAAAAAACTGGACTAAACCCCACAAATTGAATAGTAACAATTGTAGTTTAAGATAAAAATCTAACCAAACTGGACCGCGCCCACCCTAATCAAAACCCCTGTTAATAAACTGTTTATCGTTTTTGTTAGCCCATGATTTAACCAAAGAAAACGCGTTAAGTTAGTTACCAGAAAATGACAGACTAAAATAATTGATCCAGGATAATCAAGTTCAGCACTACCACCAATTGTAGAAACAGTCCTCGCACCACGTGACGAGATctcctccttcttccccaACCCCACACCATTTTAAACCCTATTCctcctatctctctctctctccgtctCTCTCGAGCTAAGATTCGCTTTCTCTCTTTAGATTTTGATCTAGATCGTTTTCAGGTACGAATCCTTGACGCCctatgtttaatttttttaaattttgtaaatttaagTTGCATTTCCAAAGATTTCTTTTGCTTCTCATTCTCCAAAATGTGATGATGGATTTGTATTAAACCACAGCTCGATCAGATCTAGATATTGAAATAAATGTGTAATTGAATTAATCATTAGCTcacttttaatattaattttttattgttgtagAATTTTCACCAAAATTTTCGTTTTTATATTGTTCAATGTTTTATAAACATGGATGAAATTTGTtcagaatattaatttttgggttttgtttttttctagtAGACAATAAAGGTAACTGTTATTGTCATTATTTTTCCATAATTTTCAAGGAAATTGAGGTTAATTGAGATCTATACACATGATTTTAGTTTGCACTTGCTGGTTTTAGCTGATTGAACTTTCTTTGAAGGAACTATGGACCTACTTGAGAAATAGAATGAATGAGATATTCTTAGAGCATTGCCTGGAATAAGTTTGGGGGTTTAGACCATGTAGGTTTCATGCCAAGGAGATTGTCTAAAATCTTTCTGGTTGACAGTGTCTCCTTTTTAATGACTAAATTGCCAATATACTTATGAGAGTACTAATGTTAGTATTgaattgtttttcttctgaaaTTATATGTCTCTAATTCATTGAGTCTATTTTCTCTTATTTTAATGTGCTTGCAAAATGGGGGTTTATATTTGATGCATTGTGAATTAACTTCACGGGGTACTTGTTGATGACATATAAATAACTAGTATGGTGTTGCAGCTGGTATTTGCTAGGGTGGGGTGAGGACTTTATTCTGGGAATGGAGGATGGCAAAGAGCAGCGAGTGGATGAGTCTGAAAAATCATCGCCACAGGAGGTTGTGTTCAAACTCTGGTTATGCAAGATGCATAATgcctgtttttttgtttttttgttttgtgtaagCTTATTTACTGCTGAGGAAATTCGTattgaaaattatttgtacaGAAATCGTTGTATTGATATAGAGGTTTGACCAAagtttattcttttcttagGAGGAAgctataaagaaaaaatatggtgGCATTATTCCCAAAAAACCACCACTAATTTCCAAGGTGATTTTTGAATTGGATATTGCTCTCATTTTATGTCTGTGGTTCCAGTTATAAAGTTTGTACTAGATTTTATCTGAGACTTTGAATTTGATCTCAGGACCATGAACGTGCTTACTTCGATTCTGCTGATTGGGCTCTTGGAAAGGTACTTTTCCCAGCACTGTAGATTAACTTTTTAATTACAACAGTGGGAAATCTCTGCTATGTGAATTACTTCATATCATTTGATTCTTTTTGGATGATAACAGCAAGGTGTTGACAAGCCAAAAGGACCACTTGAAGCCCTTCGGCCAAAATTACAGGTATCGTTCCCATTTTCAATTGAGGTTGTCTCCACTTTTAACTTTCTGTTTTGGCTGTCCTCTACACATTTTCAATACTTTATATTTTGTCTTAGATGATAGTTTGCAGGCTTCTTGAGCCAAGTTTTGTGGCATGTTGGGAACTCcgtatttaaaaatatacatTCTGTCATGTCAACTAGTTGACTGCTATGAACTGATTACCTGTGCTAAAAAGTAGATGAAATTACTTGACTTTATTATTGGTGGTTTGGTTGAATATAAGTGCTGTTCCAATGTTTTCATTAGGCCATAACTAGGGGCAATGTAGATTAGATCAAGCTTTTGGATGAGATGGCAAACTTTTATTGGGCCTGATGACATTTTATAATGTTTTCCTTAAAATATTATACTAACGTCCACCAAAGTATATTGGTTTAAGTTTAATGCAACAGATGATGCTGTTCTCTTTCAGAATTATTGCATATATTATAGCACATGCCAAATAGTGGCATTTTAAGCACACTGAAAGAAGTTGCTAGAGTTGGAACACTTCCTGTatggataaagaaaaaaaaatcaagtagaTAAACTCTGCAAAagaatcctttttttttttttttcgatacATGATTATTTCAATTGATGTCAAACTGATATtcccctcccctccccttCTTATGCGTTACCAGTTTTACGGAAGAAACGAGATAATTTACATATTGCGTTGTTCTCTTTAGTTATTTTTCGGCCTCTTTAATGCTCTTTTTCATGCTTCAGCCCACACAGCAGCAAACACGATACAGAAAGTCTCCATGTGCTCCATCAGATGGTGAAGGTATGCTAATCTTTAGAACTCTGTAAATCTGTTTCGGCTAGGTACTTAATCTTTCCATATTGTTTTTCCCAACCAgaagaaaagttaaaaaagaaagaaaaggaaagccaTTTACCTTTTTGTTCGAATTTATGTAGATGGAGGAAGTGCTCCTTCTGAGGATTCAGCTGCCAATGAATGAGAGTGCTTTTGGTCTTTTAATCCTCTGAGACCTATCAACTGTTGTTATGGTACCTATATTGGTGATGGATGATATTCTGTTGTTCCTGAAAACAAACTTGGTGAAGATGATGTGAACTTAAGCTataatgaaaaaagagaaatgcaTTACACCAACATTACTACAGTTGAAACTAATCCATAACTTCTGGTGTTCCAAGTTTTGTTGTGGGACATTATTGCTTTCGTTATTAATGATGGAAGAGCTATTTgcaaaattctaaaaatttaTGAGTTTTCAGCTCCGTATTTAGGGCTTAGCTTAAGACTGGATTCTTCTGTCATAAAAAAATCCGGTTAACGTGTATTGTATTCTGATAAATGCATTTTAGTAGTTTCATAACAAATCTTAcggtttaaaattttaaatttacatAAAAGTTAAAGAAGTCTTATGCATTGCTGTGGTCGTTGTAATTTGGGGTGTGTTTGTTATAGAATCAGAAAGAGTAATGCTAGGGAGATTACATTATTATACTACATTGTGTTTCATCTCTCTGATTTAAGTAGGGTCCATGAATACAAAGTATTTTGCAATCGGAAAATCATATTATGTTTTTGGAAACCTGAAATccaatttaatattaaaaaagggTGTTTAGCAGCCCAAACATGGGGCTATTTTCAGGAAACGATCAAacattgttttccaagttttttcTTCAAGTCATCGCAACATTGCATGGACGATTCAGGAAGGACGATAGTGTTTCTTCCGTCACTTCTTGAGAAGGAGTTTCCCctaagagcatttccaccaATTAgtcccttgccatggcaaggggagcTTTagggcagctactattcacgtgaatagtgactGCCTTAGTCCCCTCCAGCAAAGTGTGTTTTCAGCAGTTTaggcttgccatggcaaatactatttattttttttatttttttcacaactttgtttacttaaacaattaatttggataatatttttggataagatttttagGTTCCTatgtgtcaatactattcatatcggataagattttcggtttcaaatttcagatacatttcaaaattcaaatttcagataaattcaaaatgtcaaatttcaaatacattttgaaatttaaatttcagataaatttcaaatttcaaatttcagataagattttcaccctctaagattgcgccgcgtgtcatatctatctgtctacatttttctataaaaccagaggttcagctcatacctcccacacaagttcttctctacatttccatttctcattctccattctcaatggcagacatgcaagaggttttggagaggcaagagcgagaactagagaaagaatgcgtagacgagctgcaagcaaaagggccagagagaactagatgagcaacttggcatagcagttgctttgctggaggaagaaaaccagAGTCGCCGTGGTTCACGAGAAGGCCGTGGCCCAAATAtggacagacatagacattctcggggtaagaatcttatggaagattattttatcccacaatctctgtactatgatgttcattttcgagggagatatagaatgcaaccccatttgttcaataaagtcatgcatgatatttgcaattatgatgaatattttgttcaaaagagaaattgtgctggaaatttgggacttcttccagagcagaagttcacagctgtgatacgaatgttggcgtacgGGTCATCTGCTGAttaggtggatgagattgcctggatggggaagtccactgttttggagagcttgttgtgattttgtgatgcagtggaaactctgtacaccagaGACTACCTACGCAGACCTACGCCCAGGGACCTGCAAcggcttctccaaaaagctGAGTCTCGAGGATTTCCTggcatgattggtagcattgacTGCATACACTCGCAgtggaaaaattgtccaactgcttggcaaggggattacgaaaatagaaaagggcagaaaagtatcatcctggaagcagttgctggttttgatacatgggtttggcacgccttcttcggagttgccggatctcaaaacaatttgaatgtcctaggtcaatccccagtgttcaatgatgttttgagaggtgaagccccaaatatcacatatgaaattaacaataccATCTACGAAAacgggtattatctagctgatggcatctacccgaggtggacaacatttgtgaaaacaattccacatCCCAATCCCATaagcaaaatttttttttatgctttggttatggtttgtttattttttatgctttggttgtggtttgtttttttatgtatggaatgttttgaataaaaaggatttttgttgaatattttctttattcactaaaagaaaagcaatacaactaataaaataaaatacatgaattaaacaaaacaaaaaatacaatgaaatcaaaggcaagTAAACTAAGACATGAAAGACAAGcaaactattttaatggttttcatcatttaaccaatccgtgttgctaggtccattgtcacgaaaaagtcttcatctcataacatcccttcgttctagcttctaaaattattttgtttcaggggacatatggcttgtatccatggccatggtttcccgatcttttttttcaatgttttgttcgcgtacatactccctttcttttgcatattctagttgaatagccatatcgtgctcttgttgtttcaagtccatttcaattctcatggcttggtgctttgaaagttcctccaaaaatttagatgcattcttgctagaattactccctctcttcgccttcgcTGCCTTCCTCCCACTAGGCCTTGGCTCCTTTtcaatgggtgagtcttgactcatccGGAAATccataggtgaatccgatgccggCGTCTCATGAAGTGGAGTCTCGTTCAAGACTACTGTTGGACcggttggaataatttggaatctcttacaagtcttcaccacctcccaacaatgggtatggttgaaactttttttcccttgcccagtagcaccaaaccacatttgtgcttgcataatcttaaaaaaaaattaaatggaaatgcaagaaactttaaaaaatattggcaatgcaacatgtaaaaaaaaactaatgcaaattcaataaatttaaaaaaaatgcaacatgtataaaaaaaaaactagagacatattaacaaaatatataaattgcaagaaacatttaaatacaaattaatatgacatagaaattaatagaacGAAAATGACGaataatttacctcactgCTAAGGTTTTCTCCGCTTCGAtggttgtccatcgcttttgctaaagcatttctccatttcgccaactctttattaagaactttccacctactggataatgtcatttctgtacgtgtagaaccaattgccctttcacaaaatgcttgatgagttttttccacatatgagaaaatttaatctcattgctcgttacgggacaatgactaacttggacccaagcctcacacaagctaacatcttccatcatgctccatgcccctccattttcagtagaagaacccataatatgatagagaaaaatacaacttgaaagtgaaaaaatattgagtagaaagtgaataaatatTGAGGAGAAAGTGgataatagtagaaggagaagaaaatgtaagaggatttggtgttaaaagtgaagagtattggttggtatttatacaaaaaaaattcagtaatttttgtgtatttttttaaaaaaatttcaattttttttcaattttttattacagaaaaattggctgccgttgaattgaaggaaaaaaaagaatcggAGAGCCAATAGGCCGCCACGTGGAAGGTAGCTGTTGGCGGCTACTGTAGCTCGtcgtttgaaattttttttaacgttggcgcgtgcatgccaacggtaaaaaaaatttcaaacgcTGGAGGGCTGACGCCAGCCTGGCGTCAGCCTTGGGCGCTTGCTTGGGCCGAACTCCACCTCGGGCCAGCCCAGTCTCGTGGCCCCCACCTCTTGCACGGGCTGCCTTCTGCTGCTAGAAAcccattttttttcccaaacccCCCCCAGCCCGAGTCCAGCCTTGCTGCTGGACTTGCTCTAATGGTCTCGCATTTAGATAAAACTCTCCTTAAAATTGGTCATGTGTCTTGATGTGATCAACTTGAAAATggttttttcagaaaaaaaaaagaaaagaagaagctcATTTTAGTCATGaaactcatattttttttttttaatctcttcTCCACTTGTTAGCACATTTAGGGTGTGTTTGGTATGCCTCACTAGACTGGACTATGCTAAATAAGCCTTgaaacccatgtttggtaaaatgGGGGACTAAGTTAAATGGGATTGTGGAGTCCAACAGTTAAAAAACCTCCTCACTCGCTCTCCTTATACAGAGAGACTGAAATGCAGTTCGCAAAATAGCAAGCGTGCTATTTTGACGCGCAAGTTCGACTAATCCAATCGCAAGACCAAATCCATATCCAAGATTCAAGAAtcaatttcctcttcttcttcacctagAATTATCACCACCATAAATCCAGTCACACCAACCAACCACCACCAATTCAAACTCAACCACTTGAATCAACCAccaccaaatcaaacccaGTGGAACCACAACCCAATTGAACCTTTCGAAAAATTACCAACCATTGACCGTGGCTCAGTGAAACCAAATGGAGATTTGTgacttcgaagaagatgaggatCTGTGACTTCAAAAGGAACAAGAGACCTTGGCTGCCAATCACAAGTTTAATCATGGCCTCGATGTTTTTGAAGAAACTCCTGCTTTCCTTAGAGCCACTTTAGATGTTGATGCTCAAGGTCCTGCTAGACCTCCCCTTGTcatatttaattgtttttgttttggggcgTTTACCCCCTCtgtaacaacaacaacaaaaaaaaggaagggggggggggggggggggggcggGGGGAAGAAGGGGGAAGAatagagagaaaatgagagggaAGCAGAGAAAGGTTTGGGTGGggcatattaaaaaaaaaaaaaagggatacCAATGTTGTGTCaatattggagaaaaaaagagagagaaccaGAGAGAGATCGGgagggagaaagaaaagagaaaaaagaaacagggctgggaaggaagaagaaaagagaaggagagaaaaggaagaaagaaagaaaaaatagataaaagataaagatagtttgtctttaaaaaatattaatttttttttatataataaattatacatatctcattggtttctttgtagtatttatttagttttaggtcaaaatcccaaattaattttaaatatttaaataatttttttagtccAACACAGTACCAAACATAggttttcactatttttacaatccagcttcttagggccagtttggcattgctgtgctgtgaaaataatcgctgtcaaatttgctgtgagagaaatcagctgtgagagaaagtagtttggtgtttggtaaaatttttgttaaaagtgttgttggtattgattttactcataatcaaaaaatgattgccaattaatcattaaacccaacTCCTCTTCGAAattgattcctgcataatcagaaaataaaagcaccacattagctgctttcccttatagctttctctcacagcaatttttaacaataagtgattttctcacagtTTACCAAACAGGTTGGGCTTcctaaaattttttaaaaatcacttatcaccccaaataagcaatgccaaacgggCACTTAGTCCGACGCATCACCAAACGCAGGccagtacttaatccagcttaggccaatccgagctaatccaagacagtcccaggatttagtccaatgcatgacagtccgccgtaccaaacgaccccttagGTTCCATCAAAGAGAGGCAATAGCACTATTGAGCAAAAGACGTAAGCTTTACTTTGTGCTAAGGTTGGATAGGTTGTGTTTTAACAAAAACTCACATTTAAAGTTAGTCACGTAACCAATTTTAACGAATATTTTGACGTAATGCAAGAAAGTCTCTTTTGCATACTCGTGACTCAACTTAATTGAACAGTGGTTTCTCGGTTTAAAATTCGAGccctactttttattttggcaaCGCAACAAATATTTCTCTTGTGCATGGTTTGGGCACCTTtataataaaagaacaaaagaaaagaaaaggaagatacTAATTGATAATTAGGCCGGATATGCAAAATTGGATGcgcatattaacagaacagtAGTAGTAGGTCATAAAAAAGCTcagaaaactcaaaaaaagaaaaaagaaaaaaagcagagCTAGCGAAGATGGAGACCATGAGAGCGAGCAAAGCGAAGACGAAAGGCCTCAACGACAAGCTGTCTCTCGAAGATTACCTTCTCCTCATTCAATCTCACTCCGACCTCCATCTCACCAAAGTTCATCTCAATCaggttcttcctcttcttcttcttcttcgtcttcttcatcTAATTTAgttgcattttcctttttatttctgaactaatttcatcttcttttcggaattttggtttttcagATCATCAGCATGCACGGTTACAAGAAACTCCACAAAGTTCCCAAGGTAAAATTTCATTCCTTCTTAGCATACGTTTGGTTCCAgagaaaattttatgaattagtACTGTAATTTCCTTTCTCGtttaattctttgttttttcagttGAATTTTGCTTGAGATCTTCCCCGATTTTCTCACACTTTCTCGGAAACCAAACGAATCCTAACCAATCACATTTCCCTCTgtttttccccaatttttctACTCTCAAGAAACTTCTAAACGACGCCGTGAGCACACTGACTCTGGTCGAGCCGAGCCGCTCTACGCTCAGAAAGTACATCTCTCCCTTGGTCATCACTACGCTCGAGGACGTGGTCGCCGACCTCGACCACCTCAACTGGAAAGAGTGCTGCATCACCTCCATCGAAACTCTGAGCTCATGGCAAAACGCCCACTCTTCCCTTCCTCTGACGAGCCCTCAACAGGACGTCGTCCGCTACAGCAAGCATCAACCATCGGCGCTCCTGGCCCTGGATTCGACACCCTACGGCTCCGTTTCCGCTCCTGACGGCGCTTCGCTGCCGTCTAGAGCTTCTGAGACCGCTCGTCATCCAGCGGAGAAATTGGCGccgaagaggaagaggaagacgtCACCGAGAGGCGGCGGTGGCGCTCATGCTGCTTTGCATTCTGTTTCGTACGGATCGTGCTGACGTCATAGGTAACGAATTGTCACGTTttgtttgtgaattttattttattttgtcttttttatattttaatttctttttcgcAGCACCCAGAGCAATTTTTTTCAGTCCTTTGCGTTGTCGTGGCGGGAGTTTGCTACAGGATTGGTGCTCCCTCAGTGGGTTAGTTAAGGAGTGTGAATTTCGTAAAAGGGAAAGGGTATTTCTGTACATTCCTTTCAGACAGTGGTAAACTTGTGTTTTACAGGTAATATTAAGGGTATTTCAGGTTATTAGTATCACAAATTGCATTCGGATTTCATCCCTAATTGGTGTCAAAGTATTTATTACCACTTTGTTGCGTTCATTGTGTGCTATTTCTTCTAccattcaacttttttttaaaataatttttttttatgcctTCAAAGAGGTTCAAGAAAAGCTGCAAACAGTCGCCATATTAATGTGAACATCATACATAACTTCATACCTAATAGATTGGGCAGGGGCTTAAGCGTAATtagatataaattaaaaattaggcTTTTTATCATAAATGGTCCTTCAGGCTTGCGAAATTATTACATTTAGTCCCTAaggtttttttgtgacactaatgGTCCTTAACGTTACCCTCCACACATCAAAATGGTCCCTTCTGTTAGCTTCAGtcaaattttctgttaaattgatGATGTAGTACATATGTGGAGCCCTACATCCAATGGTATAGAACCATGtggttttaaataaaatataaaatatattttaaatattttaaacttaaaatccatataaaaaatttaaaaagaaaattaagtctttttataaataaaaaactaaaaaacctGCAGCCATCACCTGCGTTCTCCTTCTCCCAGCACCCCTCCTCCCCCCATCGCAGACCCACTCTCaagcaaattaaaatattttattttcaattcaaatgcTTTCGAGTACTCCAACACTAATTTCTGAATCGAACCAAGTTTCTACTCGTTGGATTTCATCTCtgtcatattcttcaatcaatatttgtttgtttggctaAACCTCCTGTACAATACCCTACAATTCCTTGGCTTTAGTTCACATCACCAAGTTAAAGTTCAACTCTTTGGCTTCAAAATCCGCCAATCGAGAGGCCATTTCCTTCTTGAACAGCTCTTGGAATTCCTTGGCTTAAGGTGCTCGATGAGTGGGTCTGCGACGAGGAGATGGCTGCagggtttttagtttttcagttttaatattttttttatttataaaaagacttaattttctttttaaaatttttatgtggattttaagttttaaaatatattatatattttatttaaagccatgtggctatactattgtaTGTGTAGGCTCCACATATGTGCCACGTCATcaatttaacataaaatttgaTGGAAGCTAATGACAAGGACCATTTTGATGTGTGGAGAGTAACcttaaggaccatttgtgtcacaaaaaaacctTAGGGACGAAAGGTGATAATTTCGCAAACCTAAAGgtccatttgtgataaaaagcgtAAAAATTATGTATCATGAGGAGATTGGTGAGGAAGCAATCCCAAACCCAAAACACAACAATcgaaaaataagaaacaatTTTCATAAATAGGCAAAATTATCTGAAACCCATCCGTAGAAATTTGGAGTTGGAGCGGGTGACTTGAATGGTATTAAGCTCCCGAGTTGCTTTACTTTTCCGAGAATTTGATGCAGAGACAGAGGAAGAGAACGAAAGAGTTGCAGGTAGAGGAGCCACCAAGAGGTTGGTTATATCAGCAAGAGGCTCCCTCCTTAACCCTATGCTACTACATTTCTGGGAAGATGACCCGTTTTCACGAACCGGGTCGGTTAGCTTTGCCCTTGGGAAGAATGGAGGGATCGTGTTctctttgttgttgtggtcAGGGGAAGCAACGGCCTCCATTTATGATAACTTTGAGAGTCCGAGacacttttttttccttcttttgatatcaatacaagcgatattggaaGATGGGGAATCGAACCTAATAACTCGAGTGCAGGTGTAAACactcttaatcacttgaacTACAAACCTCTTGGAGGACACGAACTTTTTGAATCAATGGCTGTTGAGTTGAAGATGGACTTGGGCATCAGAGCAGGGAGGGAGTGAGCTGCTATTTGTattgtttgtttgtgggaTGGCTATTTTGGAGGGATGTTTGaatctttcttgttttcttcagCGCAAAATATCATTTTGGGTGTTTGGATTTTGTTCTCGAaggtttaaatttttgtgaTTGCGGTCGTGTGGCAATTAGGGGAGTTCGAAATTTTGACGTGGCAACTGGTAAATGCCAAAATGTGAGAAAGCGTAAATGCCAAAATGTGAGAAAGCGTTGAAAAAAGTTAATTCCTTCCCGGGTCATTTGTGAAAGTAGAAAGGCGGGCAGTGGAAGGAGAGCCAAATCCCAAACCCAAATGTCACTCAAATCAAGATTTGgcttctttta
It encodes:
- the LOC18781710 gene encoding uncharacterized protein LOC18781710; protein product: MEDGKEQRVDESEKSSPQEEEAIKKKYGGIIPKKPPLISKDHERAYFDSADWALGKQGVDKPKGPLEALRPKLQPTQQQTRYRKSPCAPSDGEDGGSAPSEDSAANE
- the LOC18781888 gene encoding uncharacterized protein LOC18781888 yields the protein METMRASKAKTKGLNDKLSLEDYLLLIQSHSDLHLTKVHLNQIISMHGYKKLHKVPKKLLNDAVSTLTLVEPSRSTLRKYISPLVITTLEDVVADLDHLNWKECCITSIETLSSWQNAHSSLPLTSPQQDVVRYSKHQPSALLALDSTPYGSVSAPDGASLPSRASETARHPAEKLAPKRKRKTSPRGGGGAHAALHSVSYGSC